In one Candidatus Hydrogenedentota bacterium genomic region, the following are encoded:
- a CDS encoding HEAT repeat domain-containing protein — translation MRLYKTIGPMAAIWLGVLAAQSDTLYLRDGSTLDGTVSRINDNCIAIQSGNGRIVYQNDEIDRIEKNEKKGTLDLARVNPTALRHEQELEKATGLKAEQREKLVALIDRLGREDVNERNQAIKELVALNQQLDVFRFLKESRQGFGARVLPGVYEVMLALNKSETKAILYDSIDDKAAPVRAAVLELLGKHRELASVETVARGLVDGEAEVQIAAIHALAEMGEERATPALIPALSSANPRVKNAGKAALSRIWSKPDKPIQFETVDDWTKFWNESSATVGKPIELASLQPLYVMPEGTHYVIVHE, via the coding sequence ATGCGACTGTACAAGACGATTGGCCCAATGGCGGCGATTTGGCTGGGCGTATTGGCCGCACAATCCGATACGTTGTACCTGAGGGACGGTTCCACGCTGGACGGGACTGTCTCGCGGATCAACGACAACTGCATCGCGATCCAATCCGGCAACGGTCGAATCGTCTATCAGAACGACGAGATCGATCGCATTGAGAAGAACGAGAAGAAGGGAACGTTGGATCTTGCCCGCGTGAACCCGACGGCGCTGCGGCACGAGCAGGAGCTCGAGAAGGCGACGGGGCTCAAGGCCGAACAGCGCGAGAAGTTGGTCGCGTTGATCGATCGGTTGGGGCGCGAAGATGTAAACGAGCGCAACCAGGCGATCAAGGAATTGGTTGCGCTGAACCAGCAGTTGGACGTGTTTCGATTCTTGAAGGAATCGCGCCAGGGATTTGGCGCGCGCGTATTGCCCGGCGTGTACGAAGTCATGCTCGCGCTGAACAAGAGCGAGACGAAGGCGATACTTTACGACAGCATCGACGACAAGGCGGCGCCGGTGCGCGCGGCGGTGTTGGAACTGCTGGGCAAGCACCGGGAGTTGGCGAGCGTGGAGACGGTCGCGCGCGGTCTTGTTGACGGCGAGGCCGAGGTGCAGATCGCGGCGATCCACGCGCTGGCGGAAATGGGCGAAGAACGGGCAACGCCCGCGCTGATCCCGGCGCTCTCGAGCGCGAACCCGCGCGTCAAGAACGCCGGCAAGGCCGCGCTCAGCCGCATTTGGAGCAAACCGGACAAACCGATCCAGTTCGAGACGGTGGACGACTGGACGAAATTCTGGAACGAATCGAGCGCGACGGTCGGAAAACCGATCGAGCTTGCGTCACTTCAGCCGTTGTATGTCATGCCGGAGGGAACGCACTACGTAATCGTGCACGAATAG
- a CDS encoding prepilin-type N-terminal cleavage/methylation domain-containing protein translates to MLTDRHGFTLMELMMVVAILAVISVLGIAALQTSGTALATASTKSLVQDNLRDVVASMKRELQLASKTPDDSLLPPLQAVAVNANPAPNCATEIVFQTPTDNTALRWTDPIRFRYYNEDANGNGILDAGEDSDGDGTLSRRILRLEDLDGDGDTNDPGEQTVVAGANNISDVQFVLNNNIVTITVTSQKLQGFDTSHPITATVTSDIYLQN, encoded by the coding sequence ATGTTAACGGATCGGCATGGCTTCACCCTTATGGAATTGATGATGGTCGTCGCCATCCTGGCGGTCATCAGCGTGCTGGGCATTGCGGCGCTCCAAACGTCGGGAACGGCGCTGGCCACGGCATCGACGAAGTCGCTAGTTCAGGACAACCTGCGGGACGTAGTCGCGTCCATGAAGCGCGAGCTACAACTGGCGTCGAAGACGCCGGACGATTCGCTGCTTCCGCCGCTGCAGGCGGTGGCGGTGAACGCGAACCCGGCGCCGAACTGCGCGACGGAAATCGTATTCCAGACGCCGACGGACAACACCGCGCTGCGGTGGACGGACCCGATCCGCTTTCGTTACTACAACGAGGACGCCAACGGAAACGGCATTCTCGATGCCGGTGAGGATTCGGATGGCGACGGCACGCTGTCGCGGCGCATCCTCCGGCTCGAAGACCTGGACGGCGACGGCGACACAAACGACCCCGGCGAGCAGACCGTAGTTGCGGGGGCGAACAATATTTCGGACGTTCAATTCGTGTTGAACAACAATATAGTGACCATAACGGTCACTTCCCAAAAGCTACAGGGATTCGACACGAGCCATCCGATCACCGCGACCGTGACTTCCGACATTTATCTTCAGAACTGA
- a CDS encoding type II secretion system protein: MTHVRIKDSGFTLVELVVALAIFTVVLGATAQALISYYSALDFQNQRNSALRNCAAVISQMREVRDDNPDDFPGAIIAEWQDNTTIDGAGTLPQETITVNYTDTNADPIEVTVRSQWVDLRGRPVAMSITTMLTGV; this comes from the coding sequence GTGACGCACGTTCGGATCAAAGACTCCGGGTTCACCTTGGTGGAACTCGTCGTCGCGCTCGCGATATTCACGGTCGTGCTGGGCGCTACGGCCCAGGCACTGATTTCGTACTACAGCGCGCTGGATTTTCAGAACCAGCGCAACTCCGCTTTACGCAATTGCGCGGCCGTCATCAGTCAAATGCGCGAAGTGCGCGACGACAACCCCGACGACTTTCCCGGGGCGATCATCGCGGAATGGCAAGACAACACCACGATCGATGGGGCGGGCACACTACCGCAGGAAACAATCACGGTGAATTACACGGATACGAATGCCGATCCTATCGAAGTTACGGTCCGCAGCCAGTGGGTCGATCTCCGCGGGCGCCCGGTAGCGATGAGCATCACGACGATGCTCACGGGAGTGTAG
- a CDS encoding tetratricopeptide repeat protein, with the protein MNREILESVARNNWHLLLVIAVILGAVGYKLISGDGSATAPVASVVRPAAAQGVRTAAQTPRRDLAAEERAKAREATMALIRENEAALATNPEPDKAAAYVNGIGNMYFQRLQDYPAAASHFERAISDYPDAPTHYHTFIQLAMCYERMGDQEKRKATLRRMMESYPADSQQYAYAYSELYGEMPAQPAQAELDDTTAGPAQEAAEAATSAEEIAVAAAQ; encoded by the coding sequence ATGAACAGGGAAATACTCGAATCCGTTGCCCGGAACAATTGGCATTTGCTGCTCGTCATCGCCGTCATACTCGGCGCGGTAGGCTACAAGCTTATCAGCGGAGATGGTTCGGCCACAGCGCCAGTTGCTTCGGTAGTGCGTCCTGCGGCAGCGCAGGGCGTGCGCACCGCGGCACAGACGCCGCGGCGCGACCTTGCCGCCGAGGAACGCGCGAAGGCGCGCGAAGCAACGATGGCGCTCATTCGCGAGAACGAGGCGGCGCTGGCCACGAACCCGGAGCCTGACAAGGCCGCGGCGTACGTCAATGGCATTGGAAACATGTATTTTCAGCGGTTGCAGGATTACCCCGCCGCGGCGAGCCACTTCGAGCGCGCGATTTCCGATTATCCGGACGCGCCGACCCACTATCACACGTTCATTCAACTCGCGATGTGCTATGAACGTATGGGAGACCAGGAAAAAAGGAAGGCGACGCTTCGCCGCATGATGGAATCGTATCCCGCGGATTCGCAGCAGTACGCGTACGCGTATTCCGAGCTATACGGGGAAATGCCCGCCCAGCCCGCACAAGCGGAGTTGGACGATACGACCGCCGGCCCCGCGCAGGAAGCCGCGGAGGCCGCGACATCCGCCGAGGAAATCGCCGTAGCAGCGGCGCAATAA
- a CDS encoding prepilin-type N-terminal cleavage/methylation domain-containing protein, whose translation MREKHGFTLIELMIVIAVLVIVMGLLFTLALNVQTAVASQEARIAGQDQVRNATQWLTRELRMATGVSVNSNAFPATSLTYRRADDIDGNGTAVDSGLTLETTGIRTIQRDAGDANGDGSGRDQLVMIDENGNVTVLANDLLPDEDANGNGTFDATEDTNFNGVLDRGLLFQQAGGGVLITIQSMYQPSPREQEQLSTMQSIVVPRN comes from the coding sequence ATGCGAGAGAAACACGGCTTCACCCTGATCGAACTCATGATTGTCATCGCGGTACTGGTGATCGTGATGGGACTGCTCTTCACGCTGGCGCTCAATGTGCAGACCGCGGTGGCGTCGCAGGAGGCGCGCATTGCGGGCCAGGACCAGGTGCGCAATGCAACGCAGTGGCTCACGCGTGAACTGCGCATGGCGACCGGGGTGTCCGTCAACTCGAATGCCTTCCCGGCGACGTCGCTAACGTACCGCCGGGCAGACGATATCGACGGCAACGGCACGGCCGTGGATTCCGGCCTCACACTTGAAACGACCGGTATTCGGACCATACAACGCGACGCGGGCGACGCGAACGGCGACGGCAGCGGGCGCGACCAGCTAGTAATGATTGACGAGAATGGCAACGTAACCGTATTGGCCAACGACTTGCTGCCGGATGAAGACGCCAACGGAAACGGCACGTTCGACGCGACCGAGGACACCAACTTCAACGGCGTGTTGGACCGCGGGCTTCTCTTCCAACAGGCGGGCGGCGGCGTGCTGATTACGATTCAGTCCATGTACCAGCCGAGCCCGCGCGAGCAGGAACAACTTTCGACGATGCAATCCATCGTGGTCCCGAGGAACTAG
- a CDS encoding MATE family efflux transporter produces the protein MTTADHVDDIEPRWAGLKEVLRMAGPVILSNMSFTVMQFVDMAFVSRLGTAQLAAVGSAALWSWVVASLFVGLVSSVSTFVSQSLGRGEKENCTRYAWQSIYISLATSLIGFAIYPLTGILFGAMGHPADVTRYEIEYFEVRVLLYFLIPWQAALSAFFMGINRPMVPMLVTVISNLTNIVLDYGLIFGKFGLPRMEVAGAAWATVAALAVQSVVLQAIFMGGATRTEFGSMHRIGVEWRKVKELVRIGMPAGFMWMLDVITWGVFTSFLVGRFGEVALAAHNAAIQVMHISFMPAIGLNHAIAPIVGQWIGRGNVERAKSRAYLTTRIAIVYMFVMGAIFAVLGKPILVAAFGASTEVASLGHTLLLMAAVFQGFDAVTIVLSGALRGAGDTKWQAIVMGIAAYFVFLPLAFALAILAKGGAIGAWIGATTYIIGLSGLFFYRFYGEKWREINIFSEPVSAVEPEAGADGTGRKSGATPDTCQ, from the coding sequence ATGACAACCGCAGACCACGTCGACGACATCGAGCCGCGCTGGGCCGGACTGAAGGAAGTCCTGCGCATGGCCGGGCCGGTCATTCTTTCGAACATGTCCTTTACCGTGATGCAGTTCGTGGACATGGCGTTTGTATCGCGCCTGGGTACGGCCCAGTTGGCTGCGGTTGGGTCGGCGGCGCTGTGGTCGTGGGTTGTGGCGTCCCTGTTCGTCGGCCTCGTCAGTTCCGTGAGCACTTTCGTCTCCCAAAGTCTGGGCCGGGGGGAGAAGGAAAACTGCACGCGCTACGCCTGGCAGAGCATCTACATCTCGCTTGCGACGTCACTCATCGGATTCGCGATATACCCGCTGACCGGAATCCTCTTTGGCGCGATGGGACATCCCGCGGACGTTACCCGCTACGAGATCGAGTACTTCGAAGTCCGCGTGCTGCTCTACTTCCTCATTCCGTGGCAGGCGGCGCTCAGTGCGTTCTTCATGGGGATCAACCGGCCCATGGTGCCCATGCTCGTGACGGTAATCTCCAACCTAACCAACATCGTGCTCGATTACGGCCTCATCTTCGGCAAGTTCGGTTTGCCGCGGATGGAAGTGGCCGGCGCCGCGTGGGCGACCGTCGCGGCGCTTGCGGTCCAGAGCGTGGTGTTGCAGGCGATCTTCATGGGCGGCGCAACCCGGACGGAATTCGGCAGCATGCACCGCATCGGCGTCGAGTGGCGCAAGGTCAAAGAACTCGTGCGCATCGGAATGCCGGCGGGATTCATGTGGATGCTCGACGTTATCACGTGGGGCGTGTTCACGAGCTTTCTCGTCGGACGTTTCGGCGAAGTGGCGCTGGCCGCGCACAACGCGGCGATTCAAGTCATGCACATTTCGTTCATGCCCGCGATCGGACTGAACCACGCCATTGCGCCGATCGTCGGCCAATGGATCGGCCGCGGCAACGTCGAACGCGCGAAGTCGCGCGCCTACCTCACCACGCGCATCGCGATTGTCTACATGTTCGTCATGGGCGCCATCTTTGCCGTCTTGGGAAAGCCCATTCTCGTGGCGGCCTTTGGCGCGAGCACGGAGGTGGCTTCGCTGGGCCACACCCTGCTATTGATGGCCGCCGTGTTCCAAGGTTTCGACGCGGTCACTATCGTATTGTCCGGTGCTCTGCGCGGCGCGGGCGACACCAAGTGGCAGGCCATCGTCATGGGCATCGCCGCGTACTTCGTCTTCCTGCCATTGGCCTTCGCCCTCGCCATCCTCGCCAAGGGCGGGGCTATCGGCGCGTGGATCGGCGCAACGACCTATATCATTGGGTTGAGCGGCCTGTTCTTCTATCGTTTCTATGGCGAGAAATGGCGCGAGATCAACATCTTCAGCGAGCCGGTGTCGGCGGTCGAACCGGAGGCCGGCGCCGATGGAACCGGCCGGAAGAGCGGCGCGACACCGGATACTTGTCAATAA
- a CDS encoding tyrosine recombinase, translating to MNSTQSVSPLGPLVDRFLQTAVFEAGLAEATVAAYAADLRAYIEFLDASGINDPKRITRDIVLDHLIALRKTPLAARSSARHLSAIRRFHAFLRDERETGADPTEGFDSPKLKRGLPKVISPTDIERMLAAPDTGKRDGIRDSAILELFYSCGLRISELANLPLRDVSLDEGAIRVRGKGSKVRLVPLGARAMTRVRAWLSVRADAPVKDDTLFVGPRGRRMPRASVWSVVKRCARAANIAHNVTPHMLRHTFATHLLDNGADLRAVQEMLGHTDIATTQIYTHVSTDRLVKAHRAFHPRA from the coding sequence GTGAATAGCACGCAATCAGTCAGCCCCCTCGGGCCCCTCGTCGATCGGTTCCTCCAGACCGCCGTATTCGAAGCGGGCCTCGCCGAAGCCACCGTCGCCGCGTACGCGGCCGACCTGAGGGCTTACATCGAGTTCCTCGATGCGTCCGGCATAAACGATCCCAAGCGCATCACACGGGACATAGTACTCGACCATCTCATCGCGCTCCGCAAAACGCCGTTGGCCGCGAGATCGTCCGCGCGGCACCTGAGCGCAATTCGCCGCTTCCACGCCTTCCTGCGCGACGAACGCGAAACCGGCGCCGACCCCACGGAAGGATTCGATTCCCCAAAACTGAAGCGCGGCCTTCCGAAAGTCATCTCGCCCACCGACATCGAGCGCATGCTGGCCGCGCCTGATACCGGCAAACGGGACGGAATCCGCGATTCGGCGATTCTCGAGTTGTTCTACTCGTGCGGACTCCGCATCTCGGAATTGGCGAACCTGCCTCTGCGCGACGTCTCGCTCGACGAAGGAGCAATTCGCGTACGCGGCAAAGGGTCAAAGGTACGGCTCGTCCCGCTCGGCGCGCGCGCAATGACGCGCGTCCGCGCGTGGTTGTCCGTCCGCGCCGATGCTCCCGTGAAGGACGATACCCTGTTCGTCGGCCCGCGCGGACGCCGCATGCCGCGCGCCAGCGTGTGGTCCGTCGTGAAACGCTGCGCCCGCGCGGCGAACATCGCGCACAATGTCACGCCGCACATGTTGCGCCACACGTTCGCCACGCACCTGCTCGACAACGGCGCCGACCTCCGCGCCGTGCAGGAAATGCTCGGCCACACCGACATCGCCACCACCCAAATCTACACGCACGTCAGCACCGACCGCCTCGTCAAGGCCCACCGCGCGTTTCACCCGAGGGCGTGA
- a CDS encoding efflux RND transporter permease subunit, translated as MLERLITIALENRLAVMISFAAVCLFGLWRMNELEIDAFPDTSPVQVQVNTTAPALNAAEIEQQIALPIELAISGLPGLTEVRSVSKFGFGQVVAVFDDRTRIYDARQFISERLNTVELAEGIDRPQLGPISTGLGEVLHYVVRSTDPDRSLMEVRELHDWVVKPELLKVPGVAEVNSWGGYEKQFHVIADPAALVKYGFTMSDVEEALLRNNENVGGGQLERSGESLLVHGLGRVANIDEIGSVVMTAANGQPVYVRDVAEVRLDHEIRRGAVTFQGQGEALLGLGFMLLGENSNDVTHALRERLAAASAALPEDIVITVVYDRTELVASVIDTVSHNLVMGGILVIVVLFLLLGNLRAGLLVAVTIPMAMCFAVVGMYEMSIAASLLSLGAIDFGILVDGSVVMTEVNLRRLREDQARLGRRLTAAERLASILASSREIVRPIAFGMLIILIVFVPVLTLEGVEGKMFRPMAWTFIFALIGALAIAVFLSPVLSYYGLPWNARAERHGVTHLLTSLYALLLSAALRLRWAIVAATLVVLVIAAVLTTRLGAEFTPRLSEGAIVGNVIRLAGVAIPTSVDYNTRIEKLLLDEFPDEIKYVWSRIGVAEIATDPMGTELTDIFLTLHPRAQWTRASNQAQLLTKVQETLHDLPGLNIAYSQPIEMRMNELSSGIRSDVGIKILGDNFDELVRISDDIQRVLLEIEGVADISSDQITGQPTLQVRVDGGRLQRFGVPRAEVLAFVKALGGIEVGAVYEGQRVFPLVLRLPDSLRANIDALKSAPIPTEQGARLTLEQIADVVVTDSPATINREWGRRLIRVQTNVRGRDVASFVAEAKRRIAEGVSLPEGYIVEWGGQFESLERAQVRFAIIVPLTLLAVFFLLYFSLGSLRDVLIIYTGVPFAAIGGVIALYLRGIPFSVSAAVGFIALSGIAVLNGQIMVSAIRAFRRNGAGLAQALVEGGKQRLRPVLATAITDVVGFIPMAVSTGVGAEVQRPLATVVIGGLITGTLLTLFLLPILYAIAPGKTGSVTPSGETRGGP; from the coding sequence ATGCTCGAACGACTGATAACGATCGCGCTGGAAAACCGTCTTGCCGTGATGATCTCGTTTGCCGCCGTGTGTTTGTTTGGCTTGTGGCGGATGAACGAATTGGAGATCGACGCGTTTCCCGACACGTCTCCGGTGCAGGTGCAAGTGAACACGACTGCGCCTGCGCTGAACGCCGCGGAGATCGAACAACAAATCGCGCTGCCAATTGAACTCGCGATTTCGGGCTTGCCCGGACTTACCGAAGTGCGGTCCGTCTCGAAGTTTGGGTTTGGCCAAGTGGTTGCGGTGTTCGACGATCGCACGCGCATTTACGATGCACGTCAGTTCATTTCGGAGCGACTTAATACCGTCGAACTTGCGGAGGGGATCGATCGGCCGCAACTCGGGCCCATCTCGACCGGGCTAGGCGAGGTGCTCCATTACGTCGTGCGTTCGACCGACCCCGATCGCTCGCTCATGGAAGTCCGCGAACTGCACGACTGGGTCGTTAAGCCCGAACTGCTCAAAGTGCCGGGCGTCGCGGAAGTGAACAGTTGGGGCGGATACGAGAAGCAATTCCACGTCATTGCCGATCCCGCGGCGCTGGTCAAGTACGGATTCACGATGAGCGACGTCGAAGAAGCGCTGCTTCGGAACAACGAGAACGTGGGCGGCGGGCAACTCGAGCGATCGGGCGAATCGCTGTTGGTGCACGGGCTGGGCCGCGTCGCGAACATCGACGAGATCGGTTCGGTCGTGATGACCGCGGCCAACGGGCAGCCAGTGTACGTGCGTGACGTGGCGGAAGTGCGGCTCGATCACGAAATCCGGCGCGGGGCCGTCACCTTTCAGGGGCAGGGCGAGGCGCTGCTTGGGCTGGGCTTTATGCTGCTCGGCGAAAACAGCAACGACGTGACCCACGCGCTGCGCGAACGCCTGGCCGCGGCATCCGCGGCATTACCTGAAGATATCGTCATTACGGTCGTCTATGACCGGACGGAACTGGTCGCGAGCGTCATCGACACCGTCTCGCACAATCTGGTCATGGGCGGCATTCTGGTCATCGTTGTTCTGTTCCTGCTGCTGGGCAACCTTCGCGCGGGACTGCTCGTGGCCGTAACCATCCCGATGGCGATGTGTTTTGCAGTTGTGGGAATGTACGAAATGTCCATCGCGGCGAGCCTGCTCAGCCTTGGCGCGATCGATTTTGGGATTCTCGTGGACGGCAGCGTCGTGATGACCGAAGTCAACCTGCGGCGGTTGCGCGAAGATCAGGCGCGTCTGGGACGCCGGCTCACCGCGGCGGAACGTCTTGCTTCGATTCTCGCGTCGAGCCGCGAAATTGTCCGCCCGATCGCGTTCGGCATGCTCATCATTTTGATCGTTTTCGTGCCGGTGCTGACGCTCGAAGGCGTCGAAGGAAAGATGTTTCGGCCGATGGCGTGGACATTTATCTTTGCGCTGATCGGCGCGCTGGCCATCGCGGTATTCCTGTCTCCCGTGCTTTCGTACTATGGCCTGCCATGGAACGCGCGCGCCGAGCGCCACGGCGTGACGCACCTTCTCACATCCCTCTATGCGCTCCTGTTATCGGCAGCGCTGCGTCTTCGGTGGGCGATTGTTGCAGCAACGTTGGTTGTGCTCGTAATTGCCGCGGTCCTTACGACACGGCTTGGCGCCGAATTCACGCCGCGCCTGAGCGAAGGCGCAATCGTTGGCAACGTGATTCGGCTCGCGGGCGTGGCGATTCCCACGTCCGTGGATTACAACACGCGCATCGAGAAATTGCTGCTTGACGAGTTTCCAGATGAGATCAAGTACGTTTGGAGCCGGATTGGCGTGGCGGAAATCGCCACGGACCCGATGGGCACGGAACTGACGGACATCTTTCTAACCTTGCATCCGCGCGCGCAGTGGACGAGAGCGTCAAACCAGGCCCAACTTCTGACGAAGGTGCAGGAGACACTGCATGACCTGCCAGGACTAAACATTGCGTATTCGCAACCGATCGAGATGCGCATGAACGAGCTGTCGTCCGGCATTCGGTCCGACGTCGGCATCAAAATTCTCGGCGATAACTTCGATGAACTGGTCCGCATTTCCGACGATATCCAGCGCGTGTTGCTGGAGATTGAGGGTGTGGCCGATATTTCGTCCGACCAGATAACGGGACAGCCAACGCTCCAGGTCCGCGTCGATGGGGGACGGTTGCAGCGGTTCGGCGTGCCGCGCGCGGAAGTGTTGGCGTTTGTGAAGGCGCTCGGTGGCATCGAGGTGGGCGCGGTTTACGAGGGGCAGCGTGTATTTCCACTTGTGCTGCGGCTGCCCGATTCGTTGCGGGCGAACATCGATGCGTTGAAGAGCGCGCCGATTCCGACGGAGCAGGGCGCGCGGTTGACGTTGGAGCAGATTGCGGACGTCGTTGTGACGGACAGTCCCGCGACGATAAACCGCGAATGGGGCCGCCGGCTCATCCGGGTGCAGACGAACGTGCGCGGGCGTGACGTGGCGAGTTTTGTCGCCGAGGCAAAACGCCGCATCGCGGAGGGCGTGTCGTTGCCCGAGGGGTACATCGTCGAGTGGGGCGGGCAGTTTGAGAGCCTCGAGCGCGCGCAGGTGCGGTTCGCGATCATCGTGCCGCTTACGCTGCTAGCCGTGTTCTTTCTTCTGTACTTCAGTCTCGGCAGTCTGCGCGACGTGCTAATCATTTATACCGGCGTGCCGTTCGCGGCCATCGGCGGCGTGATCGCGCTGTATCTTCGCGGCATACCGTTCAGTGTCAGCGCGGCGGTCGGGTTTATCGCGCTCTCTGGCATCGCCGTCTTGAACGGCCAGATCATGGTGTCCGCGATCCGTGCGTTTCGCAGGAACGGCGCCGGTTTGGCGCAGGCGTTGGTCGAGGGCGGCAAGCAGCGGTTGCGTCCGGTGCTCGCGACTGCAATCACCGATGTCGTCGGGTTTATTCCGATGGCGGTTTCCACCGGCGTTGGCGCGGAGGTGCAGCGTCCGCTCGCGACGGTTGTAATCGGCGGGCTGATCACCGGCACGCTTCTGACGCTGTTCCTATTGCCGATCCTGTACGCGATCGCGCCCGGGAAGACCGGGTCCGTCACGCCCTCGGGTGAAACGCGCGGTGGGCCTTGA
- a CDS encoding efflux RND transporter periplasmic adaptor subunit, translating into MNTYRVTSLALAATAIAVALCGCGKTAPEAAAPNAVAPAASVPPEKRDPNRLWCNEHGVYEDECVICHPEIAQQKEPSKEARDPNRLWCNEHGVYEDECYICHPELKPKSDEHAKVDDGHVHDDRGQGNAPSGALICKEHNLPEAECGNCRPDALAEIPVGAGLKVRFASGAATTKAGVATGSPAPAYGGGAREFLGHVTFNRNRLAEVAPQTAGVVVEVLKDVGDAVRADEILGSVRSPEIAAVRKEMSEAQAQARLAQQTLAREQDLFKREISARQDLDAAQAAVAVHQSAIDEARQHFLSLGLSEEDIKRVMTGGSIEPTLPVRAPFAGTVIARNAVKGKTADAGTVLFQIADLSTMWVEFAVPENQLSAVSVGTRIHARVEAYPGVSFDGEVKWIAPSVDAATRMIQARAEIANPQGLLKDGLFGRVSLDSTPGNAGLTVPETAVQDVDGRPVIFKKLGDDLFETRPVELGAASDGHIVVLAGLSADDRIVTEGSYVVKSELLKARLGAGCTDH; encoded by the coding sequence ATGAATACATATCGAGTCACATCGCTTGCACTCGCCGCGACGGCGATTGCCGTGGCACTCTGCGGATGCGGAAAGACGGCGCCCGAGGCGGCGGCGCCGAATGCCGTCGCGCCCGCGGCCTCTGTTCCACCAGAGAAACGCGATCCGAACCGGCTTTGGTGCAACGAGCATGGCGTGTACGAAGACGAGTGCGTCATTTGTCACCCGGAAATTGCCCAGCAGAAAGAGCCGTCCAAAGAGGCCCGCGATCCGAACCGGCTTTGGTGCAACGAACATGGCGTGTACGAAGACGAGTGCTACATCTGTCATCCGGAACTCAAGCCCAAATCGGATGAACACGCAAAGGTTGACGATGGTCACGTGCACGATGACCGCGGGCAAGGCAACGCGCCGAGCGGGGCGCTAATCTGCAAAGAGCACAACCTTCCGGAAGCGGAGTGCGGCAACTGCAGGCCGGACGCTCTCGCGGAAATACCGGTGGGCGCCGGCCTGAAAGTACGGTTCGCGTCGGGTGCCGCAACGACGAAGGCGGGTGTTGCGACCGGTTCGCCGGCCCCTGCGTACGGGGGCGGCGCGCGGGAATTCCTCGGGCACGTCACGTTCAATCGCAATCGGCTTGCCGAAGTCGCTCCGCAGACTGCCGGTGTTGTGGTCGAGGTGTTGAAAGACGTTGGCGACGCCGTACGTGCGGACGAAATACTTGGATCCGTCCGTTCGCCGGAAATCGCAGCGGTACGAAAGGAGATGAGCGAGGCGCAAGCGCAGGCGCGCCTCGCACAGCAGACGCTCGCGCGGGAGCAGGACCTGTTCAAGCGGGAGATATCGGCGCGGCAGGACCTTGACGCGGCGCAAGCGGCCGTGGCCGTGCATCAAAGCGCAATTGACGAAGCGCGCCAGCACTTCCTGAGCCTCGGCTTGTCGGAAGAAGACATCAAACGCGTGATGACCGGCGGGAGCATCGAACCGACGCTGCCGGTTCGCGCGCCGTTCGCGGGCACGGTCATCGCACGGAACGCGGTCAAGGGCAAGACGGCAGACGCGGGTACCGTGCTGTTTCAGATCGCCGACCTGTCGACGATGTGGGTCGAGTTTGCGGTGCCGGAGAACCAATTGTCCGCGGTCTCCGTAGGCACGCGAATTCATGCGCGGGTCGAGGCATATCCGGGGGTGTCATTCGACGGCGAGGTGAAATGGATCGCGCCATCCGTTGACGCGGCTACACGCATGATCCAGGCGCGGGCGGAGATTGCAAACCCGCAGGGCTTATTGAAGGACGGCCTTTTCGGGCGCGTCTCGCTGGACAGCACGCCCGGTAATGCCGGTCTCACCGTGCCGGAGACGGCCGTGCAAGACGTGGATGGGCGGCCTGTCATCTTCAAGAAACTTGGAGATGATTTGTTTGAAACGCGGCCCGTTGAACTCGGCGCGGCCAGCGATGGACACATTGTGGTATTGGCGGGGTTGAGCGCGGACGACCGCATTGTAACGGAAGGCAGCTACGTGGTGAAGTCCGAGTTGCTGAAAGCGCGGCTTGGCGCCGGCTGCACGGACCACTAG